In one window of Nocardiopsis aegyptia DNA:
- a CDS encoding PfkB family carbohydrate kinase, giving the protein MSAAQGPVVVVGDALLDVDLRGTSHRNCPDAQAPVVEEAVSWHRPGGAALAALCAHGATDREVLLVTGLGSDDAATTLAEALGPDITLVGLPLMRRTPTKTRIQADGRTIARLDTPCGCTEEHTAAAASAVADALRSASAVLVSDYGHILTRQRPVRTALREAAARVPVVWDPHPRGLGPVPGTRLTTPNAAEAGIEARDATAAPRRAAELARAWGADSVAVTLGEHGAAWSDGRHGTVLVSGEPVDRPTDVCGAGDAFAAACAVALSEGADPVTAVRAGVRAASAFVAQGGAAARSARSPEAPDPPVTSFTPTAFGAVPRAGRGGRRVVATGGCFDVLHAGHVDLLRRARALGDRLVVLLNSDSSVRALKGPDRPIVGERDRARVLSELACVDEVEVFTEPTPVAALGALRPDVWVKGGDYDVERLPETPVVRAHGGRVVTLPLVPGRSTTALLTRVRARDPDGLAAS; this is encoded by the coding sequence ATGAGCGCGGCACAGGGCCCCGTGGTCGTGGTGGGGGACGCCCTGCTCGACGTCGACCTGCGCGGTACCTCGCACCGGAACTGCCCGGACGCGCAGGCGCCCGTCGTGGAGGAGGCGGTCTCCTGGCACCGGCCGGGCGGCGCGGCGCTGGCCGCCCTGTGCGCGCACGGGGCCACCGACCGGGAGGTCCTGCTGGTGACCGGGCTGGGTAGCGACGACGCGGCCACGACCCTGGCCGAGGCCCTGGGCCCGGACATCACCCTGGTGGGCCTGCCCCTGATGCGGCGCACACCGACCAAGACGCGGATCCAGGCCGACGGGCGCACGATCGCCCGCCTGGACACCCCGTGCGGCTGCACGGAGGAGCACACCGCGGCGGCCGCGTCGGCGGTGGCCGATGCGCTGCGGAGCGCCTCCGCCGTGCTGGTCTCGGACTACGGCCACATCCTCACCCGGCAGCGGCCCGTGCGCACGGCTCTGAGGGAGGCCGCGGCGCGGGTGCCGGTCGTGTGGGACCCGCACCCGCGTGGTCTCGGGCCGGTGCCGGGCACCCGGCTGACCACGCCGAACGCGGCCGAGGCCGGGATCGAGGCGCGGGACGCGACCGCCGCCCCGCGCCGGGCCGCCGAACTCGCCCGCGCGTGGGGAGCCGACTCCGTCGCCGTCACCCTCGGCGAGCACGGGGCGGCCTGGTCCGACGGCCGCCATGGGACGGTCCTGGTCTCCGGCGAGCCTGTGGACCGCCCGACCGACGTCTGCGGGGCGGGCGACGCCTTCGCCGCCGCCTGCGCGGTCGCGCTCTCCGAGGGCGCCGACCCCGTCACGGCCGTGCGCGCGGGCGTCCGGGCGGCCTCGGCCTTCGTGGCCCAGGGGGGAGCGGCGGCCCGCTCCGCCCGGTCACCGGAGGCCCCGGACCCGCCGGTGACCTCGTTCACGCCCACCGCGTTCGGGGCCGTCCCGCGCGCGGGACGGGGCGGCCGGCGCGTCGTGGCGACCGGCGGCTGCTTCGACGTCCTGCACGCCGGCCACGTCGACCTGCTGCGCCGGGCCCGTGCCCTCGGCGACCGCCTCGTCGTCCTGCTCAACAGCGACTCCTCGGTCCGCGCGCTCAAGGGGCCGGACCGGCCGATCGTCGGTGAGCGCGACCGCGCCCGGGTGCTGTCCGAACTCGCGTGCGTGGACGAGGTGGAGGTGTTCACCGAGCCGACGCCGGTCGCGGCGCTGGGCGCGCTGCGGCCGGACGTGTGGGTCAAGGGCGGCGACTACGACGTCGAACGGCTGCCCGAGACGCCCGTGGTCCGGGCGCACGGCGGCCGGGTGGTCACACTGCCCCTGGTCCCGGGCCGTTCCACGACCGCGCTGCTGACCCGCGTCCGGGCCCGGGACCCCGACGGGCTCGCCGCGAGCTGA
- a CDS encoding D-sedoheptulose-7-phosphate isomerase: MHTHLRRLHAALHDTDTALVEAWGRHAARALSSGHRLFACGNGGSAAEAQHLTAELTGRFETERLPLSAVALHADTSSLTAIANDYGYRQVYARQLRAHGRPGDLLVCLSTSGSSENVVAAAKAAHELGVTCWAMTGQGPSALEALSDGTVAVPAPSVSTVQEVHLALVHVFCAAVDDELDARGAIGAAPRQRAGS, translated from the coding sequence ATGCACACGCACCTGAGGCGGTTGCACGCCGCCCTGCACGACACGGACACCGCCCTGGTCGAGGCGTGGGGACGCCACGCCGCCCGTGCCCTGTCATCGGGTCACCGGCTCTTTGCCTGCGGCAACGGGGGGAGCGCGGCCGAGGCGCAGCACCTGACGGCGGAACTGACCGGGCGCTTCGAGACGGAGCGGCTCCCGCTGTCGGCCGTCGCGCTGCACGCCGACACCTCCAGCCTCACCGCGATCGCCAACGACTACGGCTACCGGCAGGTCTACGCCCGCCAGCTGCGCGCCCACGGGCGCCCCGGCGACCTGCTCGTGTGCCTGTCCACCAGCGGGTCGAGTGAGAACGTGGTCGCCGCCGCCAAGGCCGCGCACGAACTCGGCGTCACCTGCTGGGCGATGACGGGCCAGGGGCCCAGCGCCCTGGAGGCCCTCAGCGACGGCACCGTGGCGGTACCGGCGCCCAGCGTCTCGACCGTGCAGGAGGTTCACCTCGCGCTGGTGCACGTCTTCTGCGCGGCGGTCGACGACGAACTGGACGCGCGCGGCGCGATCGGCGCCGCCCCGCGGCAGAGGGCCGGATCATGA
- a CDS encoding SDR family oxidoreductase codes for MRPLGNTLITGGSSGLGAATAEAVAAEGGFPIVIDRQHPGNDLPFEQADLADRTQVEQAVQRVGVRHKRIDALVNAAGTDACGTLTDVSADDWERVVRVNLLGTAAMTRAALPYLRESHGTIVNCASTLGLRALSDATAYCASKFGVVGFTRALAAELAGQVQVTLLVPGGMSTHFFDDRPEQYKPGPDAKLNAPEDVARTVVFALSQPTGCEVRELVVCPSQETSWP; via the coding sequence ATGCGTCCACTCGGAAACACCCTGATCACCGGCGGGTCCTCCGGCCTGGGAGCGGCCACGGCCGAGGCCGTGGCGGCCGAGGGCGGGTTCCCCATCGTCATCGACCGCCAGCACCCGGGCAACGACCTGCCCTTCGAACAGGCGGACCTGGCCGACCGGACGCAGGTCGAACAGGCCGTGCAGCGCGTGGGTGTCCGGCACAAGCGGATCGACGCCCTGGTCAACGCGGCCGGGACCGACGCCTGCGGCACCCTGACGGACGTGTCCGCCGACGACTGGGAGCGCGTGGTGCGGGTGAACCTGCTCGGTACCGCCGCCATGACCCGGGCGGCCCTGCCGTACCTGAGGGAGAGCCACGGAACGATCGTCAACTGCGCGTCCACCCTCGGCCTGCGGGCACTGAGCGACGCGACCGCCTACTGCGCGTCCAAGTTCGGGGTCGTCGGGTTCACCAGGGCCCTGGCCGCCGAACTCGCCGGGCAGGTCCAGGTCACCCTGCTGGTCCCCGGCGGCATGAGCACGCACTTCTTCGACGACCGCCCCGAACAGTACAAGCCGGGCCCCGACGCCAAGCTCAACGCGCCCGAGGACGTGGCGCGGACCGTCGTCTTCGCCCTGTCCCAGCCGACCGGGTGCGAGGTGCGCGAGCTGGTCGTGTGCCCCTCCCAGGAGACCTCCTGGCCCTGA